The following coding sequences are from one Nicotiana tabacum cultivar K326 chromosome 1, ASM71507v2, whole genome shotgun sequence window:
- the LOC107809178 gene encoding putative beta-1,4-xylosyltransferase IRX10 isoform X1 → MPNLAFTMISWVFLLLLPITIAVGKLPQAAPITSERISGSAGDVLEDDPVGRLKVYVYELPSKYNKKLLQKDPRCLTHMFAAEIFMHRFLLSSAVRTLNPEEADWFYTPVYPTCDLTPNGLPLPFKSPRIMRSAIQLISANWPYWNRTEGADHFFLVPHDFGACFHYQEEKAIERGILPLLQRATLVQTFGQRNHVCLNEGSITIPPYAPPQKMQAHLIPPDTPRSIFVYFRGLFYDVNNDPEGGYYARGARASIWENFKNNPLFDISTDHPTTYYEDMQRAIFCLCPLGWAPWSPRLVESVVFGCIPVIIADDIVLPFADAIPWEDIGVFVAEKDVPYLDTILTSIPPHVVLRKQRFLANPSMKKAMLFPQPAQPRDAFHQILNGLARKLPHQKTTYLKPGEKILNWTAGPTGDLKPCSSGATDDHRR, encoded by the exons ATGCCAAATCTAGCATTTACGATGATTAGTTGGGTGTTTCTGCTGCTGCTACCTATCACCATTGCTGTAGGAAAGCTTCCTCAGGCAGCTCCTATTACTAGCGAGAGGATTTCTG GAAGTGCTGGCGATGTCCTTGAAGATGACCCAGTAGGAAGATTGAAAGTTTACGTATACGAACTTCCAAGCAAATATAACAAAAAGCTGTTGCAAAAAGACCCGAGATGTCTCACTCATATGTTTGCTGCTGAAATCTTCATGCATCGATTCCTTTTATCAAGTGCCGTTAGAACTCTTAATCCTGAAGAAGCTGATTGGTTTTATACCCCTGTGTACCCTACTTGTGACCTAACACCTAATGGGTTGCCTTTGCCCTTCAAATCTCCGCGGATCATGAGGAGTGCAATACAACTTATCTCTGCAAATTGGCCTTATTGGAATCGAACAGAAGGAGCTGATCACTTTTTTCTTGTTCCTCATGATTTTGGAGCTTGTTTTCATTATCAA GAAGAGAAAGCTATTGAACGAGGCATTCTTCCATTGCTACAACGTGCTACCTTAGTCCAAACTTTTGGACAGCGGAACCATGTATGTTTGAATGAGGGCTCAATCACAATACCACCATATGCACCCCCTCAGAAGATGCAGGCTCATTTGATTCCCCCAGACACTCCCAGGTCCATCTTTGTCTATTTTCGTGGTTTGTTTTATGATGTCAACAATGATCCTGAAGGTGGTTATTATGCAAG AGGTGCAAGGGCATCAATTTGGGAGAATTTCAAGAACAATCCACTGTTTGACATCTCGACTGACCACCCAACCACATATTACGAGGACATGCAACGAGCCATTTTCTGCTTATGCCCTTTGGGTTGGGCTCCATGGAGTCCTAGATTAGTAGAAAGTGTAGTATTTGGTTGCATACCTGTTATTATAGCCGATGACATTGTTTTGCCTTTTGCTGATGCTATCCCTTGGGAAGATATTGGTGTGTTTGTAGCAGAAAAAGATGTACCTTACTTAGATACTATTCTCACTTCTATACCACCACATGTTGTCCTAAGAAAgcaaaggtttctagccaatccATCAATGAAGAAGGCAATGTTGTTCCCACAACCAGCCCAACCTAGAGATGCATTTCATCAAATCTTAAATGGGCTTGCTCGGAAATTGCCTCATCAAAAGACTACCTATCTGAAGCCAGGAGAAAAGATACTCAACTGGACAGCAGGTCCAACTGGAGACTTGAAACCTTG CAGCAGCGGCGCCACCGACGACCACCGACGGTAG
- the LOC107809178 gene encoding putative beta-1,4-xylosyltransferase IRX10 isoform X2, producing the protein MPNLAFTMISWVFLLLLPITIAVGKLPQAAPITSERISGSAGDVLEDDPVGRLKVYVYELPSKYNKKLLQKDPRCLTHMFAAEIFMHRFLLSSAVRTLNPEEADWFYTPVYPTCDLTPNGLPLPFKSPRIMRSAIQLISANWPYWNRTEGADHFFLVPHDFGACFHYQEEKAIERGILPLLQRATLVQTFGQRNHVCLNEGSITIPPYAPPQKMQAHLIPPDTPRSIFVYFRGLFYDVNNDPEGGYYARGARASIWENFKNNPLFDISTDHPTTYYEDMQRAIFCLCPLGWAPWSPRLVESVVFGCIPVIIADDIVLPFADAIPWEDIGVFVAEKDVPYLDTILTSIPPHVVLRKQRFLANPSMKKAMLFPQPAQPRDAFHQILNGLARKLPHQKTTYLKPGEKILNWTAGPTGDLKPCSGATDDHRR; encoded by the exons ATGCCAAATCTAGCATTTACGATGATTAGTTGGGTGTTTCTGCTGCTGCTACCTATCACCATTGCTGTAGGAAAGCTTCCTCAGGCAGCTCCTATTACTAGCGAGAGGATTTCTG GAAGTGCTGGCGATGTCCTTGAAGATGACCCAGTAGGAAGATTGAAAGTTTACGTATACGAACTTCCAAGCAAATATAACAAAAAGCTGTTGCAAAAAGACCCGAGATGTCTCACTCATATGTTTGCTGCTGAAATCTTCATGCATCGATTCCTTTTATCAAGTGCCGTTAGAACTCTTAATCCTGAAGAAGCTGATTGGTTTTATACCCCTGTGTACCCTACTTGTGACCTAACACCTAATGGGTTGCCTTTGCCCTTCAAATCTCCGCGGATCATGAGGAGTGCAATACAACTTATCTCTGCAAATTGGCCTTATTGGAATCGAACAGAAGGAGCTGATCACTTTTTTCTTGTTCCTCATGATTTTGGAGCTTGTTTTCATTATCAA GAAGAGAAAGCTATTGAACGAGGCATTCTTCCATTGCTACAACGTGCTACCTTAGTCCAAACTTTTGGACAGCGGAACCATGTATGTTTGAATGAGGGCTCAATCACAATACCACCATATGCACCCCCTCAGAAGATGCAGGCTCATTTGATTCCCCCAGACACTCCCAGGTCCATCTTTGTCTATTTTCGTGGTTTGTTTTATGATGTCAACAATGATCCTGAAGGTGGTTATTATGCAAG AGGTGCAAGGGCATCAATTTGGGAGAATTTCAAGAACAATCCACTGTTTGACATCTCGACTGACCACCCAACCACATATTACGAGGACATGCAACGAGCCATTTTCTGCTTATGCCCTTTGGGTTGGGCTCCATGGAGTCCTAGATTAGTAGAAAGTGTAGTATTTGGTTGCATACCTGTTATTATAGCCGATGACATTGTTTTGCCTTTTGCTGATGCTATCCCTTGGGAAGATATTGGTGTGTTTGTAGCAGAAAAAGATGTACCTTACTTAGATACTATTCTCACTTCTATACCACCACATGTTGTCCTAAGAAAgcaaaggtttctagccaatccATCAATGAAGAAGGCAATGTTGTTCCCACAACCAGCCCAACCTAGAGATGCATTTCATCAAATCTTAAATGGGCTTGCTCGGAAATTGCCTCATCAAAAGACTACCTATCTGAAGCCAGGAGAAAAGATACTCAACTGGACAGCAGGTCCAACTGGAGACTTGAAACCTTG CAGCGGCGCCACCGACGACCACCGACGGTAG
- the LOC107809178 gene encoding putative beta-1,4-xylosyltransferase IRX10 isoform X3: MPNLAFTMISWVFLLLLPITIAVGKLPQAAPITSERISGSAGDVLEDDPVGRLKVYVYELPSKYNKKLLQKDPRCLTHMFAAEIFMHRFLLSSAVRTLNPEEADWFYTPVYPTCDLTPNGLPLPFKSPRIMRSAIQLISANWPYWNRTEGADHFFLVPHDFGACFHYQEEKAIERGILPLLQRATLVQTFGQRNHVCLNEGSITIPPYAPPQKMQAHLIPPDTPRSIFVYFRGLFYDVNNDPEGGYYARGARASIWENFKNNPLFDISTDHPTTYYEDMQRAIFCLCPLGWAPWSPRLVESVVFGCIPVIIADDIVLPFADAIPWEDIGVFVAEKDVPYLDTILTSIPPHVVLRKQRFLANPSMKKAMLFPQPAQPRDAFHQILNGLARKLPHQKTTYLKPGEKILNWTAGPTGDLKPW, from the exons ATGCCAAATCTAGCATTTACGATGATTAGTTGGGTGTTTCTGCTGCTGCTACCTATCACCATTGCTGTAGGAAAGCTTCCTCAGGCAGCTCCTATTACTAGCGAGAGGATTTCTG GAAGTGCTGGCGATGTCCTTGAAGATGACCCAGTAGGAAGATTGAAAGTTTACGTATACGAACTTCCAAGCAAATATAACAAAAAGCTGTTGCAAAAAGACCCGAGATGTCTCACTCATATGTTTGCTGCTGAAATCTTCATGCATCGATTCCTTTTATCAAGTGCCGTTAGAACTCTTAATCCTGAAGAAGCTGATTGGTTTTATACCCCTGTGTACCCTACTTGTGACCTAACACCTAATGGGTTGCCTTTGCCCTTCAAATCTCCGCGGATCATGAGGAGTGCAATACAACTTATCTCTGCAAATTGGCCTTATTGGAATCGAACAGAAGGAGCTGATCACTTTTTTCTTGTTCCTCATGATTTTGGAGCTTGTTTTCATTATCAA GAAGAGAAAGCTATTGAACGAGGCATTCTTCCATTGCTACAACGTGCTACCTTAGTCCAAACTTTTGGACAGCGGAACCATGTATGTTTGAATGAGGGCTCAATCACAATACCACCATATGCACCCCCTCAGAAGATGCAGGCTCATTTGATTCCCCCAGACACTCCCAGGTCCATCTTTGTCTATTTTCGTGGTTTGTTTTATGATGTCAACAATGATCCTGAAGGTGGTTATTATGCAAG AGGTGCAAGGGCATCAATTTGGGAGAATTTCAAGAACAATCCACTGTTTGACATCTCGACTGACCACCCAACCACATATTACGAGGACATGCAACGAGCCATTTTCTGCTTATGCCCTTTGGGTTGGGCTCCATGGAGTCCTAGATTAGTAGAAAGTGTAGTATTTGGTTGCATACCTGTTATTATAGCCGATGACATTGTTTTGCCTTTTGCTGATGCTATCCCTTGGGAAGATATTGGTGTGTTTGTAGCAGAAAAAGATGTACCTTACTTAGATACTATTCTCACTTCTATACCACCACATGTTGTCCTAAGAAAgcaaaggtttctagccaatccATCAATGAAGAAGGCAATGTTGTTCCCACAACCAGCCCAACCTAGAGATGCATTTCATCAAATCTTAAATGGGCTTGCTCGGAAATTGCCTCATCAAAAGACTACCTATCTGAAGCCAGGAGAAAAGATACTCAACTGGACAGCAGGTCCAACTGGAGACTTGAAACCTTGGTAA